ATCCGACGCATCCCGATTGGGATTGAAGGAGTACAGATTCTGATATTTATCGGTGCGTTCCGGTTTACAGGAAAACAGAAAAATGAACTTCTGATTGAAGCAAGATTACTGTTGATCAATTTCAAACCCGAAAACAGAGGTAAAATGCTGTTTGAAGAACCTGTTCAGGAATACCAACTTCCGGAACTGAAAAGGGATTTTTTTGAGGACGCTTTTGATGAGATTGAAATCCTTGGATTCCCGGTTTCCTGCACGCCGTTTGATCTTCTGGAAACTAAGTACAGAGGTTCGGTTTTTGTGAAAGACCTGCTGAAAAATCATAAAAAACAGGTAAAGATGTTGGCATATCTCATTTCCCGAAAACACGTGCCGACCAAAAAGGGAACCATGTATTTCGGCACCTGGATCGACGTGAACGGCGATTATTTCGACACGGCGCATTTTCCGGATTCCCTGAGAAACTACGATTTTATGGGTGGCGGATGTTATCTGCTGTTGGGAACGGTTGAGGTAGATTATCATTTCCCGACGATTACCATTACCAAAATGGCTAAAATGCCCATGATTCCGGATCCGCGCTATGCTTATCACAAAGAGAAACAATACGATATTCACCGGCAGCTAAAAGAAGATGTAAGCATGACGTTCCGGAAACCTTATCCTCAGGAGCACGAAATCGGTTTACCGCGTCATAAACTCAGTAGCTAGAGTAAAAAACTCAGCGTTTTTCGTATTTCCAGTTGCGTCCTTTGCCTTCAGCAATCCATTCCAGCGCCTGTTCCATTCTTTTGTTGCGGGTGGCTTCAGTCTTTGCATCGGTGATCCACATGATGTATTCTTTTTTAAAGGATGGCGATGCGTTTCCGAAGACTTTTTTAGCATCAGTATTTTGATTGAGTGCCTCAGAAAAATAGGCCGGAACTTCTGTTGCTTTCTTTTCGGGAGCAGCTTTCTTCAGCGTAACGCCCATATCGGTAAGATCCATGGCTTCTTTAATCGCCGCTTTCAGTAGAACTCTCGATGGAAGGTCGTCGATGCTTGTAATTTTTCCTAACGTAAACATTCCGGTTCTTTCGGCATCTTTGGTAAGTTCCGTAATGGTTTTCATTTCCTTTTCGAGCCAGAAACCAAAGCCGCAATGCTGCTTGAATGCCGTGAAA
The window above is part of the Kaistella faecalis genome. Proteins encoded here:
- a CDS encoding YdeI/OmpD-associated family protein → MSTADPRIDAYIDNAQPFAKPILHYLREIIHETCPDVEEGWKWSFPHFMYKGKILCAFTAFKQHCGFGFWLEKEMKTITELTKDAERTGMFTLGKITSIDDLPSRVLLKAAIKEAMDLTDMGVTLKKAAPEKKATEVPAYFSEALNQNTDAKKVFGNASPSFKKEYIMWITDAKTEATRNKRMEQALEWIAEGKGRNWKYEKR